A segment of the Flavobacteriales bacterium genome:
CACAGATCATCTTCCGGCATACGGGCGGCATCCATGCAGCGGCGCTCTTCGATGCAGGCGGCAGGCTGCAGCTGCTCCGCGAGGATGTCGGCAGGCACAACGCAGTGGACAAGGTGATCGGTGCGGCTATCGCATCGGGGCGGGCTTTCTCGCGGACCATGCTGCTGGTGAGCGGCCGGGCGGGCTTCGAGCTGGTGCAGAAATGCGCCGTTGCCGGGATCCCGCTGATGGCGGCCGTAGGCGCGCCGTCGTCCTTGGCCGTGCAGCTGGCGAATGAACGCGGCGTTACCCTTATCGGTTTCCTCAGGGGGAATCGGTTCAATGTGTACGCGGCACCTTAGGTTCGTGCCCGCTATGGACGCCCGAACGGAGAAGCGGCTGAAGGCCTTGGACAAGGAGCAGATCGACCTTGTCCCGTATGATCCGGCATGGCCTGGGCGCTACGTGGAATTAGAGAAGGAGGTGAAGCGCATCATCCCACGCCGATTGATCCAACGGATCGCGCACATCGGGAGCACAGCGGTCCCGGGACTCAGCGCGAAGCCGATCATCGACCTGCAGGTGGAGATCAGCGATGCGGATGAGGTGCGTGACCTGGTGGCTCCGTTGATGGAGGAGGCTGGCTTCGAGTTCTTGTGGAGGCCGAGCATCGGTGACGAGGATCCCTTCTACTCGTGGTTCATTCTCCGTGATGCGGATGGACGGCGGTGCGCGCACGTGCACGTGGTGCGGCCCGGCAAAGCCAGCATGGAGCGCATCCTGTTCCGCGATTATTTAAGCGCATTCCCCGAAGAGGCCCAGCGATATGCGGAGCTGAAGCGCGACCTGGCGCAGCGCTATCCGAAGAACCGGGCAGCCTACGCAGCTGCGAAGACGAGCCACCTGAACGAGGTCCTGGCCAAGGCGCGCGCCACCAAGTGGCGTTGATGGGCGCTAACCGGCACTGAGCAGCCACGCATGGGCCTGCTCGCCTTTGGCTGACTCCCAGTAGTAGCACAAGCGATTGCGCTTGGAACTGAGCAAGGCCTGCACTTCCGGGTGGTCGCGCTCCGGGTAGTAGAGGTCGATGACACCCTTTGCGGCATCGAACCGTGGCTGATGAACCAATCCCGAATTGTCCAGGTGGACCACGATCCGGCGGGCGAGGCTGCCGGCGCGAGCAGGCACCACAGCGAACTCCAATTCATGCTGATTGGACCGGATGCTCTTGATCACGCGCACGACTTCGAGCCGACCCGAAGCCAACAAGCGCGATGCCGCAGGTACGATGGCATCACGGAGCTCCGATTGGGTTTGGATGGACATGACGGGTGCTTCGCGCCGGGTGAAGGTCGAGGTCGTGGTTGATCGGATGGCGCGGATTCACGCTCAGCGCCGAAATTTCATATTGCCTTAACGATCGTCGAGGCGCCTTCAGGCCCACTTGCGATCGAGGGCGTATTTCACCAGACCGGCCGTGCTGCGCACATTGAGCTTGGTCATCAGCCTTTTGCGGTGGCCCTTCACGGTTTCCTCGCTGATGAACAGCGCCGCGCCGATCTCCCCATTGGTCTGTTCCAGGGCGATGAGGCGGATGATCTCCCTTTCGCGCTGGGTGAGCCCGATGTACTCGCCATCGGGTCTCTTCTCCGTGTACTTGTACCCCTCGGCCACGCTGATCCTGGCCTGATCGCTCAGGAACCTTTCGCCGTTCAGCACGGCGCGAATGGCGCCCAGGAAAACGGCACGGCTCTCGGTCTTGGTCACGTAACCAACCGCTCCTTCTATGAGCATGCTGTTCACGTACTCGATTCCGGTGAGCGAGCTGTAAGCGAGCACGGCCTGACCGGGATGTGCCTTGCGAACTGCCCTCATGGTGTCAATGCCGTCCATCTCAGGAATCGACACCTCCAACAGCACCAGATCGGGCTGCCGGTTGGTGAGCAGGTCGAGCAGGTCACGTCCGGTAGCGGCATGCCCCACGAGTTCAAGGTCGGTTTCCTCCTGAAGCCAGGTTCGAACTCCGATGGCGATGATCTCGAGCGGATCGGCAATGATGATGGTGCGCTTCACGCGTGGCGGTTTGGCACGGACCAAGCTAATGCGCGCAGCCTGAATGCCATCGCCAGCGGTTCAGGTGCTGAGCGCCTTCGCCAATGCATCCTGCAACCACGTCAGCGCCTCGGCCTCTTGAGCGAATACACGGGCCTCGAAGGGTTGCGGATACCAGGTGAAGTAGAATTTGCTCACGCTGCGCATCGTATCGCCGTGCGCCACTAGCGCGAGCGCCAGGATCCGGCGCTTCAATCGCTCGGTGGTGAAGTGATCGACGTTGGTGGCGGTTGGATCAACAGGGACCTCGTTCGGGATGGAAACGAGCAGGGCGCAAAGGGTATCGCCGATCAATCGGTCCCTTACCGAAGCCACCTGGTCAAGCGTGGTTTGGGTGAACCGCATCTCTGGTTTGAATCGTTGCGCGAGGAGCCGCGGCTCAACGAAGCTGAAGGTGCAGTAAGGCGTGTCAACGGGTGCTTGTTGGTGCATGCGTCAGGTGATTCCTCGTGTAAGCAGGAGCATCGAATGCCTGGGCGCTGATCCGGAATGGACCCATGACGGATCGCGTTGTGAAAGGTTGGCTTGGCTTAGCCGAAAAGATGCGCGAGCACTTCCTCCACGCGCGCCACTTGCACCACGGTGATGCCGGCAGACGCGGGAAGGCCCTTGGTGCCCTTGGGGATGAAGATCCGCTGGAACCCGAGCTTGGCGGCCTCTGCGATGCGCTGATCGGCACGGGTCACGGGCCTGATCTCACCGGTGAGCCCCACCTCGCCGCAGAAGGCGGCATCCATGGGCACGGCGATGTCGGCATTGCTGCTGAGCACGGCGCAAACCACGGCCAGGTCGATGGCGGGCTCTTCAATCCGGAAGCCGCCGGCGAGGTTGAGGAACACGTCCTTGGCGCCCAAACGGAAGCCGCAGCGCTTCTCGAGGACGGCCAGCAGCATGTTCATGCGGCGCAGATCGAAGCCGGTGCTGCTGCGCTGCGGTGTGCCGTAAACGGCGCTGCTCACCAGGGCCTGCACCTCCACCAGCAGCGGGCGCATGCCTTCGAGCGTGGCGGCCACCACCACCCCGCTGGGCCTTTCGCGCCGGTCACCGAGCAGCACCTGGCTCGGGTCGTCCACTTCGGCAAGGCCGCTTCCGCGCATCTCATAGATGCCCAGTTCATTGGTGCTGCCGAAACGGTTCTTCAGCGGGCGCAGCAAGCGGTAGGCATGGTCCCGATCGCCCTCGAATTGCAGTACGCAGTCCACCATGTGCTCGAGCACCTTCGGCCCAGCGATGAAGCCATCCTTGGTGATGTGCCCGATGAGCACCATGGGCGTGGCCGTCGATTTGGCGAATCGCATGAGCTCAGCGGTGCATTCGCGCACCTGGCCTACGCTTCCAGGGCTGGCGTCCAAGGCAGCGGTATGCAGGGTCTGCACGCTGTCAATGACTACCAAGCCGGGCTTCAGTGCCTCGATGTGCTTGAAGATGCCCTGGGTGTTGGTCTCGGTGAGCACGAAGCAGTTCGACGGATCGCTGCGGCCATGCTCATGCTCGAGCCGCTCGGCGCGCATCTTCACCTGGTGCTCGCTCTCTTCGCCGCTCACGTACAGCACCCGCAGGTGCGGGTTGCGCAGTGCGGTCTGCAGCAGCAAGGTGCTCTTGCCGATGCCAGGCTCGCCTCCGATCAGCGTGATGCTGCCCGGAACGATGCCGCCGCCGAGCACCCGGCTCAGCTCACGGTCATGCAAGGCTATCCGCGGGCCGTCCTGCGCGGGTATCTCGTGGATCGCAACTGGCTTGGGCTGCCGGCCCTTGATGCTCAGCGGCGTGCCGCGCTTCTCCTCCACGCGATCGAGCACCTCCTCCACCAGCGTGTTCCATTGCTTGCATTGCGCGCATTGCCCCAGCCATTGAGCATGGCTGGCGCCGCAGCTCTGGCAAACGAAATGGGCGCGGACTTTAGCCACGACGGATCCGCTCCACCAGCGACGTCGTTGAGAATCCTTCCACGAGCTTGAGGCTGCGCACCTCGCCACCAGCGGCCTTCACCGCTTCGGCTCCCACAATGCGGTCCTCGCCCCAATCACCGCCTTTCACGAGCACATCGGGAGTGATGGTCTTGATCAGGCTCAGCGGGGTATCATCGTCGAAGAGCACCACGGCATCTACGCCGCGCAGCGCGGCCAGCACCTTGGCGCGGCTCTGCTCATCGTTCAGGGGCCGTTCTGGGCCTTTGCCCTGGCGGCGCACGCTGGCATCGCTGTTCACACCCACCACCAGCCGGTCTCCCAAGGCGGCGGCCTCTTGCAGGTATTCCACATGTCCGCGATGCAGGATATCGAAGCAGCCGTTGGTGAACACGATCCGGTCGCCCTTCATGCGCCAGATATTGCACAAGCGCTTCAGGCCGATCAAATCCACCACGCGCTTATCGGTTGCGGCGTTCGCGACTTCAGTGCTCATGTTGCGGCGGGTTTCTGCACGGCAGCCAAAAGTAGAGAGAGGCCGCCGAGCACGATGATCATCAGCGTTTGGGCGGCCCAGAGCAGCCAGCCCATGGCCAGCGCATCGGGCCGCAGCAATCCTCCGCCTTCAGGCGGTGCCATGTACACGCCGACGATCAGGGCAACGAAAGCGGGGTACACGCCGATGCCGCCTTGCACGAGCACAATGCCGATGGCTCCGGCGATGAAGCCCGCGAGAATGGCCGCAAAGGGCACCTGGTCCATGCCTGACAGGCAATAGAAGCCCACTTGGAACATCCCCAGGTAACAGGCCCAGATGAACAAGGTGTGCCCGATGAAGAGTCCTTTCTTGCGCGTGCTAAGCACGGTCTTCAATCCCTGCACAAAGCCCCGGACCCCATCCATCAAGCGGGCGCGCAAGGCTGGCCGTGAGATCAACAGGTAGGCAGCAGCAACAGTGCCCGCTGCAATCGTGGCGCCAATCACCCAGCCCCACGGGAAGCCGTCGCCCGGTTCATTGGCACCCTGCTCAAGCCTGAAGCGTTCGATCTGCGCCGCGAAGAGGTCGAACTTATCGTATTGCATAGCGGCCGCTGCGCCAGCGATCGCGAGCAGTACGGCCATATCCACCACACGTTCGGCCATCACGGTTCCGAATCCCTTCTCGAAGGGCACATGCTCCACCCGGTACAGGAGCGCTGCACGGCTCGCTTCGCCGGCACGCGGGATGAACATGTTCATGAAATAACCCGCCATCACCCCGTGGTAACAGTTCCAGAAACCGGGACGATGCCCAAGGGGCTCGAGCAAATACCGCCACCTCCAGGCGCGGCTCACATGCGAGAGCCAACCGATGCCGATGGCCAGTCCGAGCCAGAGCATGCTGGCCTGACCGAACGCCGCGAACAATTCCTCCCGCTGGGCCAAGCTCATGGCGCTGTAAGGCTTGTACACGAGCCAAGCGCCTGCCGCCAAGGGCAGGCCCAGCTTCAAGGCAGCGAGCGCGGTCCGCTTCACGGACGCAGGCGGTTGGTGGCCTCATCGGGGAAGATCACCCGGGGCCTGAATGCCCGAGCCTCGTCCAGGCTCATGCGGGCGTAAGCAACCACGATCACTACATCGCCTACGCGGGCCTTCAGGGCGGCTGGGCCATTGAGGCAAACGGCACCACTGCCTCGCTCGCCCTTAATCACATAGGTCTCCAAGCGCTCGCCGTTGTTCACATTGAGCACTTGGACCTTTTCGCCCTCGATGAAGCCCACCGCATCAATCAGATCCTCATCAAGGGTGATGCTCCCGATGTAATCAACGTCTGCCTCCGTGATGCGCACACGATGAAGCTTGGCACGGAGCACTTCAATGGTCATGGTGAATCTTGGCTTGTGGGAGTTCCGGAGGCCAAGGGGCGGCAAAGCTACCAGCCTGAGAGGGATGGGCTCACGGGCGCTCAAGCGTCAGGTTGTCGATCAGCCGGATATCGCCCAGCCGCGCGGCGATCAAGGCTACCACCTGGGGCTCGTCTGCCCAATCTTCCAAAGGCCGGAGGGTGCGCGCATCGGCGATGCCGAGGTATTCGAGGGCAATCCGGGAATCACGCTGAAGCACCGCCATGCCTTGGTTGAGGCATTCCGGAACCGATCGGGTGAAGGCTGAATCGGCGACGGCCTGCAAGGCCATGTGGAGCATTGGGGCGATTCCCCGATGAACAGGGTCGAGCAATCGGTTCCTGGAACTCATTGCCAGGCCATCTTGCTCCCGAATGGTTGGGCACGGGATGATTTCCACGGGCCACCTCTGCTGGGAGGCAACCCATTGAATGATAGTCAGTTGCTGTCGGTCCTTCTCGCCGAAAAATGCGGCATCGGGCCGCACGATTCCGAATAGGCGGTCAACCACGTTCACCACCCCTTGGAAATGGCCCGGCCTCATCGGACCTTCCCAATACGAATCCAGCCCGCCGAGTGGGAAACGGTCATCTTCTTGGCCTTCGAACACTTCCGCCCGGTCGGGCATGAATAAAACGTCGCAGCCACCGGATTCGAGCATCCGGCGGTCTTTTTTCGGCTGCACGGGGTAGCGTTCGAAATCGCGCGGGTCGTTGAATTGCAGGGGATTAACGAAGATGCTGACGGCTACGGCTCGTGAGTTGCCCCGTGCTTTTCCGAGCAGTGCCAAGTGGCCCTCATGCAAGGCACCCATGGTTGGCACGAACCCGATTCGATTGCCCCTACGGCGCTGATCCGCTGACCATCGCATCATCTCAATCCGGCTTCGGAGCACAAGCATCGTTCGCCTTGTATTCAAGCGGCAAGCTAGCCGCGCGTTGAAGAAGGCCCCCAAAGTCTATATTTTTGCGGTCCCGATTCCCCGCTGATGAGCTTGAAGAACACGAAGGTGCTGACCATCTCCCAGTCCATTTCCCCCTTCATGGACATACCCGAGGAGATGGCCAAGGTGTCGCGCTCCCTTCCGCAAGGCACCCTTGACCGTGGCAACGAGATCAGGGTGTTCATGCCGAAGTGGGGCTGCATCAACGAGCGCCGGCACCAATTGCATGAGGTCATCCGCCTGAGCGGGATGAATCTGATCATCAACGATACCGACCACGCGCTGCTGATCAAAGTGGCCAGCGTTCCCAGCGCACGCATGCAGGTGTACTTCATCGACAACGAGGAGTTCTTCAAGCGCAAGGCGGACACGCATGACTTCGAAGGTGCCTTTTACCCGGACAATGACGAGCGCGCCCTGTTCTTCGGCCGTGGCGTGATCGAAACCGTGCGGAAGTTGGGCTGGGTGCCGGACATCATTCATTGCCATGGCTGGATGACCGGCTTGGTCCCCTTGTACATCAAGCACTTCTATGCCGACGACCCGCACTTCGAGAATGCCAAGCTGGTGATGAGCGTGTATGACCAGAAGCCTGAGGCGCTCGACAAGGATCTGGCGAAGAAGCTTGCGCTCGAAGGCTTCGACAAGGCCCTGCTCAAGGGGCTCAATAAGCCCACCACCGATGACCTGTACAAATTCAGCTTGGGCTTCTGTGATGCCGTGGTGAAAGGGAGCCCCAAGCTCAGCAAGGGCGTGGAGTCCGCGATCAAGGCCGAAGGCAAGCCGACCTTGGCATACTCCCAAGGCCCCGAGCTGCTCGATGGCCACTTGGAGTTCTACAGCACCGTGATGGAGTGCGCACTGGTGTGACTGGCCATCGCCGCATGCCAATTCGAAACCTGCTTGGCGGGGTACTTGGGCTGACGCTGCTGGTATTCAGTTCGTGCCGCAAGCCGGAGCCCGACTTGGGCAACGGCTTGCTTCCTGGTGATCCCCTGGGCGTGGTGGTCGATACCGTTCAGATCCACGCTTTCACGCGCGCCGACTCGAACTTCCGATCCAGCGCGCTCTCGCGGCAGTTGCTCGGTTCCTTCATCGACCCGCGTTTCGGACTCACGCGTGCCGGCCTGGTAACCCAGGTGCGGCTCAGTGCCGCGAACATCGGAGACACTCAGGATCTCACAGGCCTTGTTGCGGATAGCATCGTGCTGGCCCTGGGATTCGATGGTGCCAACTTCGGTTACGGGAATATGGATGAACAGGAGTTCCTCGTGCATGAACTCAGTGAGCGGCTCTCCATTGACTCCACGTACAGGAGCAACAGGGTGCCGGTGATCGAAGGCCCCGATCTGCTCGAGGGCCGCGGCCGCGTCAAACCGCAGCCGCTGCGCAAGCCGTACATCCTGGGCGACAGTCTTCTGCCACAACTCCGGCTGAGGCTCAGCGATGCCCTCGCACAGAGGTTTCTTCTCGCCTTCGACACGCCAGACCTCGCATCGAATGATGCCTTCCTCGATTTCTTCAAGGGTGTGTATGTCACGGTGGGCAACAATGGCCAGGCGCCCTTCCAGGGCGGACTGCTCTACTTCAATCTGCTCAGCGGAGCAAGCAAGCTAACCTTGTATTATCGGGACCAGAACAGCGCCGATCCGGACCTGACCCTCGCCCTCGACTTCCCGATCAACACCAACGCGGTGCGCTATACCGTGGTCGAGCATGATATCTCGGTGGCGGCGACCAATGAGGTAGCCTTGGCCCTCGCGGATAGCATGGCACCGGCTGAGCGGGTGTACCTGCAGTCGTTGGCCGGGCTGCGTACTGTGATCCGCATGCCATCCCTGACCGGTTACGCTGGGCAATCGCGGGTGGTGGCCAAGGCTGAATTGGTGATCACGGTCGATGGGACGAATTACCCGTATTACCCGCCACCGGCGCTGCTGGTGCCTTTCCGAAGGAATGAAACGGGTGATGAGGCTTTCCTGCCAGACCTGATCGGCGGCATCGGCGCCTTGGACGGCAGCTATCGCGAAGCAACAAGGGAATACCGATTCAACATCACCCGCTTCGTGCAGAGCGTGATCAACGGCGAGCAGGCCGATCCCAGCCTTGAGCTGGTAGCCGGGAGCGGTGGCATCACCGGGAACCGGGTCGCGCTGAAAGGACCAGCAGCCTTGGCCGATTCCCTGCGTCTTCAGATCACCTTCACCACTTATTGAAGGGCCATGTGCGGAATAGTTGCTTACCTGGGTGCCAAGGAGGCCTACCCGATCCTGATTAACGGCCTGAAACGGCTGGAATACCGCGGCTACGATAGTGCCGGGGTGGCCTTGATGGCCGATGGCGCCATGCGCATCCACAAATGCCAGGGCAAGGTCAGTGACCTCGAGGCGCATATGGCCGGTCATAGCACCCATGGGACGCTGGGCATGGGCCATACCCGATGGGCCACGCACGGACCGCCCAACGATATCAATGCGCATCCGCATGCTTCGAACAGCGGCGAGCTGGCGATCATCCACAACGGGATCATCGAGAACTACGCGGCCATCAAGGAAGAGCTGAGGAAGCGCGGCCATGTGTTCAGGAGCGATACGGATACCGAAGTACTGGCTCACCTCATTGATGATGTACGGGTGACCGAGGGCGTTGACTTGGCCGAAGCCGTGCGCCTTGCCCTGCAGAGCGTCGTGGGCGCCTACGCCATCGTGGTGCTCGATTCGCGATCCCCCGACCTGATGGTGGCGGCCCGCAAGAGCTCGCCGCTGGTGATCGGCATCGGCGATGACGGCGACCACTACCTGGCGAGCGACGCCACGCCCATCGTGGAGCACACGCGCAACGTGGTGTACCTGGAGGATGGCGAGATCGCCGTGATGCAGCGGGGCGAGGGCCTGCGGATCCGGAACATCAAGAACCAGGTGAAGACCCCCTTCATCCAGGAACTCGAGCTGCACCTCGAAGCGCTGGAGAAGGGTGGCTACGATCATTTCATGCTCAAGGAGATCCACGAGCAGCCGCGCAGCATCCGTGATAGCATGCGCGGGCGCCTGAACCTGGCCAAGGGCGAGGTGGTGCTCGGGGGCATCAAGGAGCATGAGCAGAAATTCGTGCAGGCCAAGCGCGTGCTCATCGTCGGATGCGGCACCAGCTGGCATGCCGGGCTGGTGGGCGAATATCTGTTCGAGGAGCTCGCGCGCATCCCGGTGGAAGTGGAATACGCCAGCGAGTTCCGCTACCGCAACCCGGTCGTGAACGAGGACGACCTCGTGATCGCCATCAGCCAGAGCGGCGAGACCGCCGATACGCTCGCCGCCATTGAGCTGGCGAAGAGCCGGGGCGCCACCATCTTCGGCATCTGCAACGTGGTGGGCAGCAGCATCGCACGGGTCACGCATGCCGGCTCGTACACGCATGCGGGCCCTGAGATCGGCGTGGCCAGCACAAAGGCCTTCACGGCGCAGGTCACCGTTCTCACGCTCATGGCCATGATGATCGGACAGCGCAAAGGCACGTTGGGCGGCAGTGCGTTCTACAGGCTGCTGAGTGAGCTCGACGCCATACCGGACAAGGTGCAGCGCTTGCTCAAGGCTGAGGCGCAGATCAAGCGCATCGCCGGGATTTATCAGAACGCGACCAATGCGCTCTATCTCGGCCGCGGATACAGCTTCCCGGTGGCACTCGAGGGCGCCCTTAAGCTGAAGGAAATCAGCTACATCCATGCGGAGGGCTACCCGGCGGCCGAGATGAAGCATGGGCCGATCGCCTTGATTGACGAGCAGATGCCCGTTGTCGTGATCGCCACCAAGGGCGCCAGCTATGAAAAGGTCGTGAGCAACATCCAGGAGGTGAAGGCGCGCAAGGGCATCATCATCGCCATCGTCACCGAAGGGGATCGCGTGGTGAAGGAGCTGGCTGACCATTCGATCGAGATTCCGGAAACCGCAGATCCGCTGGTGCCGCTGCTCAGCGTGATCCCGCTCCAATTGCTCAGCTACCACATCGCGGTGATGCGCGGCTGCAACGTGGATCAGCCGCGAAACCTGGCCAAGAGCGTCACGGTGGAGTAGGCTCACCAGCCCACATCAGGATCCGGTCGCAGTCCTGGAATCGGACGAGGTCCTTGGCAGCTATCAGCTGGATCAGGTCGATGAGTGCCACCACGCCGAAGCCGCCAAAGGTGAGACCATAAGCGATTGCCACTTTCGGGGTGGTGCCCAGGTACAGCCGATGCGCACCGAATGGGCCTAACAGGACCGCCAGCGCGATGGCCATGCCGCGGCGATTCTCAGGCGGCGCCATGGATCCAACGGTCTCTGTTTGCAGTAGGTTCGGCTCGATTTGGGAAAGCAGGCTATCCGTGTGGTACGGCCCCATGGCAGCACCTTGGGTAACGCAAAGCGACAGAGCCGCTGCGCCAATCGCACGGAACCACATGCTTCAAAAGTAGAAGGCTGCTGAACACCGTGGAAGCACAACGCCAGAGCCCATGCCCTGGCGCCGCACAAGGAAAAAGGTTGCCGGTTACTTGCTTTCAGCGAAGCGCCGGGCCACTTCGGCCCAATTCACCACGTTCCAGAAGGCGGCGATGTAATCCGGACGGCGGTTCTGGTAGTTGAGGTAGTAGGCATGTTCCCACACGTCGAGGGCCAGTACCGGGGTTCCGCCGCAGCCGGTGCCGGGCATGAGCGGATTGTCTTGGTTGGGGGTGGAGCACACCTCGAGCTTGCCGCCCCTGTGCACGCAAAGCCAGGCCCAACCGCTTCCGAAGCGCGAGGCACCCGCGGCTGCGAACTTCTCCTTGAACGCCTCGAACGAGCCGAAGTCGCGGGCAATGGCCTCGCCCAGTTCACCAGAAGGGGCGCCCCCCGCATTGGGGGCCATGATGCTCCAGAACAGGCTGTGGTTGTAGTGGCCGCCCCCGTTGTTCCGAACGGGCATGTTGGCCATGTCGAGCCCGGCCATGAGGGCCTCGATGGGCTGGCCATCCATGGGGGTGCCTTCAATGGCCTTGTTCAGGTTGGTCACATAAGCCTGGTGGTGCTTGCCGTGGTGGATCTCCATGGTGCGCGCATCGATGTGCGGCTCCAGGGCATTGTGGGCGTAGGGAAGCGTGGGGAGCTGGTATGGCATGACTGGTGGTTTCGTGGTTGGTTTCCGTCGATGGGCCGAAGGTATTCACCCGAAAAGCTGATCCGGATTTTGACGGATCCATAACGCCGGTACATTTGCGCCCACTTTCACCAACCGTACCACTCACATGTTGAAGAAGTTCGCTCTTTTGGCTGGCATCGCCGCCTTCGTGGTGGCTTGCGGCCCGTCTCAGGCCGAGATTGAGGCCAAGGCCAAGAACACGGCCGACAGCATCGCGGCTGTGATGCGCGCTGACAGCATCCGCATGGCCGAAGAGGCCGCTGCTGCTCAGGCCGAGGCTGAAGCCAAGGCTCAGGCCGTGGCTGACAGCATCGCTGCTGCTGCTGCTGCCATGACCACCGGCAAGTAGTAATCAGGCCGTACTGCAAATGGGAAGGGGGCCTGGCGGCCCCTTTTTCATTTCTGGCCGGCGGCCTTTCCGGCGGCGAGTTCATCTGCAGCACGGATGAAGGCGGAGTCGGAGTCCAGCATCACTTCGTAGAATCCCGGATCGCCCCAGAGATTCCGGGCCACCCCGGCTTTCAAGCGGTTGGTGATCTGCTTCCGCGAGCGCTCAAGCTCTCCGGGCTTTTCGATGATGCCCTGTTCCTTGGCCTCTTTGCGCAATCCTTCGAGCGCCGTTTCGGATAAGGCGTACCGCAGCTTGAACGCGGAGGGGCTGCCGAAGGCCAGCAGCCGGCCACGCTCGCGGTCAGCGAGGTCGAAGGCGTATTGGTTGAGCGTGCCGCTGAAGAAGAGGTCCGTGAGGAAT
Coding sequences within it:
- the panD gene encoding aspartate 1-decarboxylase, with product MTIEVLRAKLHRVRITEADVDYIGSITLDEDLIDAVGFIEGEKVQVLNVNNGERLETYVIKGERGSGAVCLNGPAALKARVGDVVIVVAYARMSLDEARAFRPRVIFPDEATNRLRP
- a CDS encoding flippase-like domain-containing protein, with translation MKRTALAALKLGLPLAAGAWLVYKPYSAMSLAQREELFAAFGQASMLWLGLAIGIGWLSHVSRAWRWRYLLEPLGHRPGFWNCYHGVMAGYFMNMFIPRAGEASRAALLYRVEHVPFEKGFGTVMAERVVDMAVLLAIAGAAAAMQYDKFDLFAAQIERFRLEQGANEPGDGFPWGWVIGATIAAGTVAAAYLLISRPALRARLMDGVRGFVQGLKTVLSTRKKGLFIGHTLFIWACYLGMFQVGFYCLSGMDQVPFAAILAGFIAGAIGIVLVQGGIGVYPAFVALIVGVYMAPPEGGGLLRPDALAMGWLLWAAQTLMIIVLGGLSLLLAAVQKPAAT
- a CDS encoding pantoate--beta-alanine ligase is translated as MLVLRSRIEMMRWSADQRRRGNRIGFVPTMGALHEGHLALLGKARGNSRAVAVSIFVNPLQFNDPRDFERYPVQPKKDRRMLESGGCDVLFMPDRAEVFEGQEDDRFPLGGLDSYWEGPMRPGHFQGVVNVVDRLFGIVRPDAAFFGEKDRQQLTIIQWVASQQRWPVEIIPCPTIREQDGLAMSSRNRLLDPVHRGIAPMLHMALQAVADSAFTRSVPECLNQGMAVLQRDSRIALEYLGIADARTLRPLEDWADEPQVVALIAARLGDIRLIDNLTLERP
- the radA gene encoding DNA repair protein RadA, which produces MAKVRAHFVCQSCGASHAQWLGQCAQCKQWNTLVEEVLDRVEEKRGTPLSIKGRQPKPVAIHEIPAQDGPRIALHDRELSRVLGGGIVPGSITLIGGEPGIGKSTLLLQTALRNPHLRVLYVSGEESEHQVKMRAERLEHEHGRSDPSNCFVLTETNTQGIFKHIEALKPGLVVIDSVQTLHTAALDASPGSVGQVRECTAELMRFAKSTATPMVLIGHITKDGFIAGPKVLEHMVDCVLQFEGDRDHAYRLLRPLKNRFGSTNELGIYEMRGSGLAEVDDPSQVLLGDRRERPSGVVVAATLEGMRPLLVEVQALVSSAVYGTPQRSSTGFDLRRMNMLLAVLEKRCGFRLGAKDVFLNLAGGFRIEEPAIDLAVVCAVLSSNADIAVPMDAAFCGEVGLTGEIRPVTRADQRIAEAAKLGFQRIFIPKGTKGLPASAGITVVQVARVEEVLAHLFG
- a CDS encoding GrpB family protein, producing MPAMDARTEKRLKALDKEQIDLVPYDPAWPGRYVELEKEVKRIIPRRLIQRIAHIGSTAVPGLSAKPIIDLQVEISDADEVRDLVAPLMEEAGFEFLWRPSIGDEDPFYSWFILRDADGRRCAHVHVVRPGKASMERILFRDYLSAFPEEAQRYAELKRDLAQRYPKNRAAYAAAKTSHLNEVLAKARATKWR
- the rfaE2 gene encoding D-glycero-beta-D-manno-heptose 1-phosphate adenylyltransferase is translated as MSTEVANAATDKRVVDLIGLKRLCNIWRMKGDRIVFTNGCFDILHRGHVEYLQEAAALGDRLVVGVNSDASVRRQGKGPERPLNDEQSRAKVLAALRGVDAVVLFDDDTPLSLIKTITPDVLVKGGDWGEDRIVGAEAVKAAGGEVRSLKLVEGFSTTSLVERIRRG
- a CDS encoding response regulator transcription factor; amino-acid sequence: MKRTIIIADPLEIIAIGVRTWLQEETDLELVGHAATGRDLLDLLTNRQPDLVLLEVSIPEMDGIDTMRAVRKAHPGQAVLAYSSLTGIEYVNSMLIEGAVGYVTKTESRAVFLGAIRAVLNGERFLSDQARISVAEGYKYTEKRPDGEYIGLTQREREIIRLIALEQTNGEIGAALFISEETVKGHRKRLMTKLNVRSTAGLVKYALDRKWA
- a CDS encoding DUF4270 family protein is translated as MPIRNLLGGVLGLTLLVFSSCRKPEPDLGNGLLPGDPLGVVVDTVQIHAFTRADSNFRSSALSRQLLGSFIDPRFGLTRAGLVTQVRLSAANIGDTQDLTGLVADSIVLALGFDGANFGYGNMDEQEFLVHELSERLSIDSTYRSNRVPVIEGPDLLEGRGRVKPQPLRKPYILGDSLLPQLRLRLSDALAQRFLLAFDTPDLASNDAFLDFFKGVYVTVGNNGQAPFQGGLLYFNLLSGASKLTLYYRDQNSADPDLTLALDFPINTNAVRYTVVEHDISVAATNEVALALADSMAPAERVYLQSLAGLRTVIRMPSLTGYAGQSRVVAKAELVITVDGTNYPYYPPPALLVPFRRNETGDEAFLPDLIGGIGALDGSYREATREYRFNITRFVQSVINGEQADPSLELVAGSGGITGNRVALKGPAALADSLRLQITFTTY
- a CDS encoding glycogen/starch synthase, with the protein product MSLKNTKVLTISQSISPFMDIPEEMAKVSRSLPQGTLDRGNEIRVFMPKWGCINERRHQLHEVIRLSGMNLIINDTDHALLIKVASVPSARMQVYFIDNEEFFKRKADTHDFEGAFYPDNDERALFFGRGVIETVRKLGWVPDIIHCHGWMTGLVPLYIKHFYADDPHFENAKLVMSVYDQKPEALDKDLAKKLALEGFDKALLKGLNKPTTDDLYKFSLGFCDAVVKGSPKLSKGVESAIKAEGKPTLAYSQGPELLDGHLEFYSTVMECALV